TCGCCGGGGTTGACACGATGGTGTCATTTTTTGACCATCCCCCCATGCGCGTGCGCGCGCCAGCCGCAGTCAGCGAGCCGCCCTACTTCAGCCACCAGGTCAGCGCCGCCCGGCGCTTCTACCTGCGCCTCGCCCCCCGCCACGGCGGGCCCCTCACCGTGATCAGCGGCGGCTGGGAGCTCTGCCGGCCAGACTACCGCGTCCGCCGCGCGGGCTTCCCGCATCCAACGCTCGAGTTCGTCGCGCGCGGGCGCGGTGAACTCTGGCTCGGCGGACGGCGCACCCCGTTGACGCCGGGGTCGGTCTTCGTCTACGGCCGCCGCACCCCCCACGACATCCGCTGCGATCCCGCCTCGCCAATGTTGAAATACTTCGTGGTGTTCGCCGGCGCCGCCGCGCGCGATCTGTTGCGCACCGGCCGCCTCACTCCCGGAACGGCGACCCGCGTCACCGAGCCCGACCGCATCCGCGAGCTCTTCGACGATCTCATCGCCCGCGCGCTCGACGACCGCCCCGGCCGCGAACGGCTCTGCGCCATCGCGCTGGCCTACCTCCTGACCCGCATCGCCACGCGGACCGCACCACAGACCCCGGACGCCGGCGCGCTGGCAGCCTACCACCGCTGTCGCGCGCTCATCGAAAGCCGACCCGCGGAGTTCCGGCGGCTGGCCGAACTGGCCGCCGCCGGCCATGTCAGCGTCGGACACCTCTGCCGCCTCTTCCGAAAGTTTGGTCGCCAGAGCCCGATGGCCTACCTCCGCCACCTGCGGATGAATCTCGCCGCACAGCGAATTCTCACCGGCCACGTGCCGATCAAGACCGTCGCCGTGGAATTCGGCTACGCCGACCCGCACAACTTCACCCGCGCGTTCCGTCGCGCGTTCGGCGTCGCCCCAACCGACCTGCTGCGCGGCCCGGTTGCCCACACCCGGCCGGCTGGCCCTCTGCGCAGCTCCGCGGCCCACGCATTGACCCCGGCCCTGCCTGCTTCTACGTTTCGCACATGACCCTCTCCGATCCTGTTCAGCGCCGCGTCGACGCGGTGCTCTTCGACATGGACGGCGTGCTGTGCGATTCTGAGCCGTTCATCTGCGAAGCGGCCCGCCTCATGTTCCGCGAACGGTACGGCCTGGAGTTCTCCCCCGATGAGTTCCGTCCTTTTGTCGGCGCCGGCGAAGACCGCTATCTCGGCGGCCCGGCGGAACGCCGCGGTCTTCGCCTCAACCTGCCGGCCGACAAGGCCCGTACCTACGAGATCTACCTCCAAATCATCCGCGGCCGCCTCGCCCCGCTGCCCGGCGCCGTCGAGTTCGTCCGCGCCGCCCGCACGCTCGGCCTGCGCACCGCGGTGGCCACCAGTGCCGACCGCATCAAGCTGGAAGGCAACCTCCGCGAAATCGGTCTCGCAGAGGGCGAGTTCGATGCGCGCATCACCGGCGACGACATTCGCAGGAAGAAACCGGACCCCGAAATATTTCTCGCCGCCGCCGCCGCGCTCCGTGTCGCCCCATCGCGTTGTCTTGTCGTGGAGGACGCGCCCAACGGTCTGCGCGCCGGTGTCGCGGCGGGCGCACGCTGTCTGGGCATCCTCTCCAGCTTTCCCGAGGCGGAGCTGCGCGCGGCCGGCGCCCGCTGGCTCGCGCGCGATCTCGCCGAGGCACTACCTCGCTTGCCACAGATGATTCGCGAGGACTGACTGTCCCTGCCCTCTCCTCGCACGCGCGACGGCATCACATCAGCCGAAGGGAAACAACACGAAC
The nucleotide sequence above comes from Kiritimatiellia bacterium. Encoded proteins:
- a CDS encoding HAD-IA family hydrolase; the encoded protein is MTLSDPVQRRVDAVLFDMDGVLCDSEPFICEAARLMFRERYGLEFSPDEFRPFVGAGEDRYLGGPAERRGLRLNLPADKARTYEIYLQIIRGRLAPLPGAVEFVRAARTLGLRTAVATSADRIKLEGNLREIGLAEGEFDARITGDDIRRKKPDPEIFLAAAAALRVAPSRCLVVEDAPNGLRAGVAAGARCLGILSSFPEAELRAAGARWLARDLAEALPRLPQMIRED
- a CDS encoding AraC family transcriptional regulator; amino-acid sequence: MVSFFDHPPMRVRAPAAVSEPPYFSHQVSAARRFYLRLAPRHGGPLTVISGGWELCRPDYRVRRAGFPHPTLEFVARGRGELWLGGRRTPLTPGSVFVYGRRTPHDIRCDPASPMLKYFVVFAGAAARDLLRTGRLTPGTATRVTEPDRIRELFDDLIARALDDRPGRERLCAIALAYLLTRIATRTAPQTPDAGALAAYHRCRALIESRPAEFRRLAELAAAGHVSVGHLCRLFRKFGRQSPMAYLRHLRMNLAAQRILTGHVPIKTVAVEFGYADPHNFTRAFRRAFGVAPTDLLRGPVAHTRPAGPLRSSAAHALTPALPASTFRT